The DNA sequence GCGATCGCGTTTCTGATGAAGGATGATGAGGGTGTGGTTCAGCTCTGGACAGTCTCACCTGCGGGCGGCAGGCTTCGGCAGGTAACGCACGCCGCAAGCGATATTCAGTCCGCTTTCAGCTGGCATCCTGACGGTCAGTCAGTCGCGTTTATCAACGATAACAGCATTATGCTGTGTGATACAGGCAACGGCAAAATGCGCCGTTTAACGGTGCGAACGGCCGAAGCGCCGCTGGCTGATGCCGTGGTCTGTTCCCCGGATGGACTACATGTCGCCTATCTGCGTAATGTCGCGGGCTTTCAGCAAATTTTTATTGCTGAGGTGAATGGATAACAGGAGATGAAGCCGTACCGTTGGAGGTATGAATAACCAGCGGTGCGGCCTGCGAAAGGCTTTCATTAGTATGATTTTCCTGCTCGCTACGCAAAATGCGTTCGCGCGGAGAGTCGAGCGCCTTATCGCTGCCCGCACGGTAGTAGTCCCAGGGCAGCAGCAGGGTATCCATAACCGCAGAAAAAGGTAAATCGATAGCGGCCAGCGGACGCATAACCCAACCGCTGTTGCTGTCGGCGACAATTTTGGCGCTGGCGCGGGTGCCAGAATAGTAGCCCTGATCGGGCCCGGAGTGAGACATAAAGCTGGAGCATCCGCTGGTTCCTGACAGTGACAGGCAGGCCAGTAGCCCAGCGAAGTGACGCTTAAATACCATCATATTTCTATCCCTTCAGTCACAGCAGAGCCGGGCTGATTAATATCGTCGCTATGCGGAGATTTCCGGCCACTCTGTGGTGGCTCATGCACTACGCTGACAAATTCTTACCTGAGTGTATGTCATTCACAGTAAAGTGGATTAAAAAATTTACTAAAATCGCCCTTGAAAGTCAGACAGCGAGCACCATTTTATAGCTAAGGTCACAAATACGGACGCCGACAGGGTCCTGTTTCTGGCCTGAAGACCTGTCCATTATGGAAGGTCTGAATCAACTATTCGCTGATATTCAGGAGTAATAAAACTATGCGTAATTTCGATCTCGCTCCACTGTACCGTTCATCCATTGGTTTTGACCGTCTGATCAATTTACTGGAATCTAACCAGGGTCAGAGTAACGGCGGCTACCCTCCTTATAATGTTGAGCTGGTGGCAGAAAACCATTACCGAATTACTATTGCCGTGGCAGGGTTCGCGCAGAGCGAACTGGAGATCACCTCCCATGACAATATGCTGACCGTTCGCGGTGCACACCCGGAAGAACAGCAGGAAAAAACCTATCTGTATCAGGGCATTGCCGAACGCAATTTCGAACGTAAATTCCAGCTGGCGGAGCACGTTAACGTCCATGATGCCCGTCTGGAAAACGGTTTGCTGTATATCGATTTGGAACGTGTCGTTCCCGAAGCTAACAAGCCACGTCGTATCGAAATCATCAAGTAATCATCATAAGGCCGCACACAGTGCGGCCTTATTGTTGACACAGTGCAGGCTCAGGAAGCACATGCCCTCCGCAAAGACGCAAAAAGCGCCATCCATGGCAGCTCAACACGGGCCGTCCGTGGCCCGTGATGCTTTGCTCCGGGCTTATGCTTCCTTCGCTTCAGGTTCGTCAGCATTCTGAAGCCGCACACAGTGCGGCCTTATTGTTTTTATCCTTCGCGATGCGCGCGTTCCACTTCCTCTGCCAGAATGCTAATTCCCCGCTCAATTTTGTCGCTGTCCGGTACGTAATTCATGCGCATGCACTGGTGCGTATGGGGCCATTCGTGTTCCAGTCCAGGGAAGAAGAAATGTCCCGGAACCATCAGTACACCGCGTTTTTTCAGGCGTTGATAAAGAATTTCCGTCGAGATGGGCAGATCTTTGAACCACAGCCAGAGGAAAATTGCGCCTTCAGGTTTATGGATTAAACAACGATCTTCGGACAAATAGCGACGGATCACAGCGATTGTCTGATTAACGCGCTCAAGATAAAAAGGTTTGATCACCTCTTCGGAGAGTCGCAGCAGATCGCCTCGCTGGATCATCTCATTGGCAATGGCCGGCCCAATACCGCCCGGCGCCAGGCTAATGATGCCGTTCATATTGCTGATAGCGGAAATCACTTTTTCATCGGCAATGATAATGCCGCAGCGTGAACCCGGCAGACCCAGTTTGGACAAGCTCATGCACAGAATAATATTAGGATTCCACAGTGGGCGAACCTCACTGAAAATAATTCCCGGGAAAGGTACGCCGTAAGCGTTATCAATCAGCAGCGGGACATCATGCTGTTGCGCCAGCGCATCCAGCTTTAGCAGCTCCTCATCGGTAATCACGTTACCGGTTGGGTTGGTAGGACGTGAAACGCAAATCAAACCGGTATCTTCATTGATATGCAGGTGTTCAAAATCGACATGATATTTGAACTGGCCATGGGGCAGCATTTCAATATTAGGTCGGGTGGAAACGAATAAATCTTCGTCCAGCCCGGCATCGGCATAACCGAGATATTCCGGCGCCAGAGGGAACAGCACGCGCTTTTTACTGCCATCGCTGCGGCGACCGGCATACAGGTTGAACAGATAAAAGAAGGCGCTCTGGCTGCCGTTTGTCAGCGCAATATTTTGCGGCCCAATCTGCCAGCCAAGCTCATCGCGCAGCAGTGCGGAGAGCGATTCCAGCAGCGTACTTTTTCCTCTGGGGCCATCGTAATTGCACAGCGCTTCAGCCAGCTTGCCCTCGTCATGCATCGTTTGCAGCAGCTGCTGAAAATAGTCATTCATGGCAGGGATCTGGGCAGGATTCCCGCCACCTAACATAACAGCGCCAGGCGTGCGCAGCCCTTCTCCCATATCTTCCATCAGGCGGGTAATGCCGGAATGGCGTGTAAATTTGTCACCGAAGGCGGAAAAGCTCATAGCGTATTTACTGCTTATTATTGGCAAGTGAAGATTTACCTTAACGCCAGCCCAGGCGTGATGCAACGTTCGGGACAGCCTGCAAAAGCATAAGCGCCGAAAAAAACCAACAGGCAGCCTCGCCCGGCCCGGCATCTTTACAGGTGAATCGTTTCAATCTCGAGGGGGCATTTTATGCGTTGAATCGCACTTATGCCGCCAGGCTTGCTTTTAATCGTTAATATTTTGTGATGAGTCGCACGACTTTTTGATAAAAAAAGCTTAAAAATCCGTGTGGTGAGGTGAGTCACAGTCCTTTAACGCTGCTGTTTGTAGGCTGGCTGCTCTTAAGCTAAATCATTTCAGCCACAGGAAAGAAACGATGAAAATAACGCTTTTAGCAGGGGCGATTCTGGCCGTTTTTAGTGCGCAGGCGAGCGCGCAAAGCTGGGTGCTGACGGATACGGAAAGCGGCACGGAAAAAGGTAACTGGCAGATAACCAGCGAACAGCTGAAGTTAAGCGGTGAAGCATTCAGCCTGCAACAGCAGGTGCTGCACGGCGGCAAGCAGGAAGGCTCGAAAGTTCTGACGCTAACCAGTAAAAATGGCCTGACCATTGCGCTCAGTCCTACCCGCGGTATGGATCTGCTGCACGTCAACGGGCATGGCGTCCGGCTCGGCTGGGGCTCACCTGTTGATGAAGTGGTCAATCCGGCCATGATTAACCTTGAAAGCCGTAACGGGCTGGGCTGGCTGGAAGGTTTTAACGAAATGATGGTGCGCTGCGGCTTTGAGTGGACCGGCCAT is a window from the Pantoea sp. CCBC3-3-1 genome containing:
- a CDS encoding YceK/YidQ family lipoprotein, with the protein product MMVFKRHFAGLLACLSLSGTSGCSSFMSHSGPDQGYYSGTRASAKIVADSNSGWVMRPLAAIDLPFSAVMDTLLLPWDYYRAGSDKALDSPRERILRSEQENHTNESLSQAAPLVIHTSNGTASSPVIHSPQQ
- the ibpA gene encoding small heat shock chaperone IbpA, translated to MRNFDLAPLYRSSIGFDRLINLLESNQGQSNGGYPPYNVELVAENHYRITIAVAGFAQSELEITSHDNMLTVRGAHPEEQQEKTYLYQGIAERNFERKFQLAEHVNVHDARLENGLLYIDLERVVPEANKPRRIEIIK
- a CDS encoding valine--pyruvate transaminase — encoded protein: MSFSAFGDKFTRHSGITRLMEDMGEGLRTPGAVMLGGGNPAQIPAMNDYFQQLLQTMHDEGKLAEALCNYDGPRGKSTLLESLSALLRDELGWQIGPQNIALTNGSQSAFFYLFNLYAGRRSDGSKKRVLFPLAPEYLGYADAGLDEDLFVSTRPNIEMLPHGQFKYHVDFEHLHINEDTGLICVSRPTNPTGNVITDEELLKLDALAQQHDVPLLIDNAYGVPFPGIIFSEVRPLWNPNIILCMSLSKLGLPGSRCGIIIADEKVISAISNMNGIISLAPGGIGPAIANEMIQRGDLLRLSEEVIKPFYLERVNQTIAVIRRYLSEDRCLIHKPEGAIFLWLWFKDLPISTEILYQRLKKRGVLMVPGHFFFPGLEHEWPHTHQCMRMNYVPDSDKIERGISILAEEVERAHREG